Below is a genomic region from Thalassophryne amazonica chromosome 3, fThaAma1.1, whole genome shotgun sequence.
tgttagggtcacaaaatgtatttattttagaatgAGCATttaataaacttaaataaaaagGCTGTTTACCaattttcttcaaaaaaaaaaagggggtgggggtgttgacgcgtgtgtgtatgtacagtTTACAGTAGTGTATTTGTTTGATTTGGTCACGGGGAATCCAGCTCTCAAATCAGATCTTCTTTGGTACTTGTGAATCATGTTTGCCACTTGGTTATTGTTTGAATTCTTAACCTGAATTTTTCACAATAACCTTTGTTTTGTCAGTCGGTGGTCCTCCACGACCTGGCATGCTACCAACACCCCCAATGGGAGGCCCTCCCATGATGCCCATGATGGGTCCTCCTCCCCATGGTATGATGCCTGGTGGTCCTGGTAAGAAACATTTATTTGTCCAAAAAAACCCAGAAACAAAACCCTTAGTTCAACTTTAATTTAACATTTGAAGTAAAGTGATTCTAGAAATACAGTGAtcgctgcaattaaatgattggtTTGTTTGTAATTGTTGGTCTTCTATATAAGAGCTATCGTGTATGGTGATCATAACTTCCTTAACAGACAAGCGAGTGCCAAGCAATCTGACTTGAGACTAAAGCTGTTAAACACCAGCTGTATGCAGCAGTCAATGTCTGGTTAGCGTTAATTAATGGTGATAACAAGTAGTCTAATAAAGGTTATGATCTTAACAGTTTGATAAATGAAAACATTGTAAAACTATAAGGCTTTATGTAATGTTTGAATGTAGCTTCACCTAAATTGTGTGTTTTAAAATTAAAGTTGATTACTTTCGTTAGGAGGCATGAGGCCACCGATGGGAGGACCCATGCAGATGATGCCCGGACCTCCACACATGATGCGTCATCCTCGACCAATGATgatgccagtcagacctggcatgaTGCGACCTGACAGATAAGACTGggcagattaatttttttttccaacccCCCCAATCTGTTGTTGCCATGAATATATCATGCTTTTTGATGACATGTAACTaaacattaaaacagtaaaaaaccTCCATTGTCCATCTCTTCAACCTTGAACTCAGGCCTATGTAGTTGAAAcctttttgtctttatttttgtaTAATTTGTTTTGCCTGAGTCTTGGTATTTATTGCATCCACCTCATGAGAATTTATCTCATATTCCTCTTTTTGCAAGTGGttttaaatctgattggaatatgATGTCTGACTCTGGAATACTGTTCACAATGCACGTGTTGAAAAGTGCTGTAgtttgaaaatgttttagatcctaTTTTTAGGAATTAAATGGTGATCTCAAACATGTTTCTTATTCTTGGAATTCTTATTGAAATTTCACAGTATTCTTGGTTTAAGTGTTTCAGACAGTTTGCAGTGGGGAAAAACATCAATACAGCTTTCTTCTGTTCAGGTAATCTTAAGAAATTCAGTTTGATTTTTCGATGGAGAGTAGTAATGTTTTTAACCAGCTGCAGTAACGTTTACCGCTCACAGTTTTGATTGGATGCTGTAAATTCCCTATGTTCCACCGTTTGCCACTCTCAAAGCCGGTCTGAGCTCGTTCATTGAAGTTCTACGAGTCTTGTCAAGAAAcgggtggaatatgctggaaaccTGCACAtgctggcaaagccacaaatggaggaacaagggagacaatatatccttccataagtaagtggtaaACAGGTGTGTTTCCTGCCCGTGCTGTGTTGTCTGAGGACACGGACGACACttatacacacaccactgactttagGAGTGAAACCCggtcatatatacgaggtctgttagaaaagtatccggcctttttattttttcaaaaactatatggatttgaatcacgtgtgattgcatcagacaagcttgaaccttggtgcgcatgcgtgagatttttcacgcctgtacgttgcgtcattcgcctgtgagcaggctttgtgtgagcactggtccacccctctcgttttttttattgcgaataaatgtctgaacaatttggagctttgctttatcaatttttttccagaaactgtgagagacctccaggtggaccaccgttcagaaaattaatatggctttcagggacgattttatggggactaAACAGattgagtgatccagacggtttaaagaccgcccacaactgctgagagcgcgccgcgctccaagcgctgatcgacaggctcaaaccccactgaaacaaccagatcatttccaatgtgaaggctttgttgatccgggacgtcgtgtgactttcacaaaaaggcagaaggcgtggatatcagcacttttttggcacattccactgttagaggagttttttttcatggaaagaaaagcggagggacgtgccacggagccgttcattacgcagcacaaaaccacctccgtgttcgtCTCACAGGACTGCTTTCAGGtgtatttcagacggctgtcggttgcttttcagtcgtgtgattatccgagaaattgagcatgagctggacatgccccaacatgtcccgtgaggcttcatcacggcgttgctttgcgccatgcggctccaccgcgatgcgcggaactccgctcctctttccatgacaaaaaaaactaacagtggaatgtgccgttcatttctaaactggatgttgtcttgatccggtatgtcgtctgattaGCACAGGaaatgtgaaaagacgtggacatcagcactttcgcggcacattgagacagacgtgcggaggagttcacacacaacatatatatatatatatatattagtgtgtgcgcatgtacagtagtgttcagaataatagtagtgctatgtgactaaaaattaatccaggttttgcgtatatttcttactgttgcatgggaaacaaggtaccagtagattctcacaaatccaacaagaccaagcattcatgatatgcacactcttaaggctatgaaattgagctattagtaaaaaaaaaaaaaaagtagaaaagggggtgttcacaataatagtagcatcagctgttcacgctacaaactcaaaacagttatgttcaaactgctttttagcaatcctgtgaatcactaaacaagtatttagttgtataaccagtttttcatgatttcttcacatctgcgaggcattaattttgttggtttggaaccaagattttgctggtttactagtgtgcttggggtcattgtcttgttgaaacacccatttcaaggtcatgtcctcttcagcataaggcaacatgacttcttcaagtattttgacatatccaaactgatccatgatacctggtatgcggtatacaggcccaacaccatagtaggagaaacatgcccatatcatgatgcttgcaccaccatgcttcattgtcttcactgtgaactgtggcttgaattcagagtttgggggtcgtctcacaaactgtctgcggccctttttactctcaccagtccacaaaatattcctccatttctctttaggccagctgatgtgttctttggcaaattgcacacgtcttttattcaacagagggactttgtgggggattcttgtaaataaattggcttcacacaggcgtcttctaactgtcacagcacttacaggtaactccagactgtctttgatcatcctggagctgatcaatgggtgagcctttgccattctggttattcttctatccattttgatggttgtcttctgttttcttccatgtgtctttttttttttttgttttgtttttttgtccattttaaagcattggagatcattgtagatgaacagcctataatgtttttgcacctgagtataagttttcccctctccaatcaactttttaatcaaactatgctgttcttctgaacaatgtctcgaacgtcccattttcctcaggctttcaaagagaaaagcatgttcaacaggtgctggcttcattcttaagtaagggacacctgattcacacctgtttgttccacaaaattgacaaactcactgactgaatgccacactattattgtgaacacccccttttctacgttttttactaatagcccaatttcatagccttaagagtgtgcatatcatgaatgcttggtcttgttggatttgtgagaatctactgaatctactggtaccttgtttcccatgtaacaataagaaatagacTCAAaaccggattaatctttttagtcacatagcactactattattctgaacactactgtaaatggcgGCAGCCGGTTGATGTCAAAGCTCAGACCAtgactaaaacaaggttttctgtagatgcTTTATGGTCTTTTGtatttcttgaactatcaaaagaatgcattttttgtttattcatgctataaataacccatgggcatttctgttcccctttaagttctctctctc
It encodes:
- the snrpc gene encoding U1 small nuclear ribonucleoprotein C; translation: MPKFYCDYCDTYLTHDSPSVRKTHCSGRKHKENVKDYYQKWMEEQAQSLIDKTTAAFQQGKIPPTPFPGGPPPVGGPPRPGMLPTPPMGGPPMMPMMGPPPHGMMPGGPGGMRPPMGGPMQMMPGPPHMMRHPRPMMMPVRPGMMRPDR